CGACACCTGGACGAACGCCGCACCGGTCGCGGCCGCAGCGCTCGCCGCGTGCGCCACGGCGGCGCCGTTGACCCGGAAGGCCAGCTCGGGATTGGCCTCGCAGTCGTCGACGCGCGTCCAGGCGGCGCAGTTGATCACCGCCTCGGGCCGGAACGCGGCGACCCAGGCGGCGACCGCCGCGGCGTCCTCGAGGTCGGCTTGATCCTGGGACAGAGCGAGCACCGCCTCGCCGCGCCGACGCTGCTCCCGCGCCAAGGCCCGACCGAGGATCCCCGTGCCGCCGAAAACCAGACAGCGCATCGTCAGTAGAGCGTGGTGTCGCCGCCGGTCAGGTCGAGGAAGGTGCCGACGTTCTTCAGCGTGAGGGCAAAGCGGTAGTCGCGGTCCTGGCGGTCGATCGAGGTGAACTCGCGCAACTCGATCCGCACGCCCCAGCACTGCGAGTTGTAGACGATGGTGTAGCGCTGCTGCTGCAGATCGGCCGAGAGCAGGTCGTAGTTGAGCTGCGACTCGAGGCTCAGCCGCTTCGGCAGGATCTCCAGGCCGATCGAGACGCGCATCTGGTCCGAGCTGGTCTCGCCGATGTCGGCCTGATAGCGGGTGAACCAGTTGAGGCCGACGTAGACGCGGTCGAGACCGAGGGTGGCCGAGAGCGAGGTCGAGTCGAGCCCACCGAAGAGCGTGTTGTACTGCGCCTGCGCCTGCAGAGTGAACGACTGCGCCGGGTAGAAACGCAGGGTGGCGAAGAGCGCGCTGCGGCTGCTCGACTTGCTGCCGTCGGGCGCCGTCTGCAGCGGCTGCGTGTCGTCGAAGCTGAACGCCTGGGCGAGCGAGAAGGAGAGGATCTCGCGCGCCCCGCCGGCTTTCGGGTCGCGCGGCTTGGCGAGCACGCGGTTGACCAGCGCGAACTCGCCGAGGTTGTAGACGTTCACGCGGTCACGCTCGTCGAAGAGCGGGAAGCTCTCGGGGTGGTCGATGGTGCCGACGTAGGAGTAGCTCCAACGCGGCTCGATGATGTGCTTGAGCTTGGAGAACGGCCCGCGCGCGCGCTCGAAGATCCGGGTGAAGACCGGTCCGACGACCTCCGCCGAGGCGGTCGGGTAGATCCGCGTCTCGGCAGCTCCGCAGAAGCCGTTGTTGGCCCCGGTGGCGGGCGTGTCGCCGCAGTAGTTGCCGAGCCAGTTCCCCGCCGCGTCCTTGCGCTCTTGCGGCAGGCTGTCCCCGTACCAGGTGGCGCGCCCGCCGGCGGCTACCGAGAGGTTGAGCCAGGGGAAGAGACGCAACGGCAGCGTCAGCTCCGGCGCGAGGTCGACACGACCGTAGCTCGAGGTCTCGCTGTCGGTAAGCCCCGACGAGAGGAAACTGGCGTTGGCGTTGAACGAGAGATAGAGCGGCGCCCGCCCGAGCTTGAGCTTGCTCAGGTTGTAGTCGATCTCCGGGAGCCGCTCTTGCTCGATGATCGAGTCGGCGGAGAGGAAGGTCTGCACCCGCTCGACCAGGACGTTGAGCGAATGCGCTCCCCAACTGCCGGAGAGGAAGGCGCGCGACGGGATGCGCCGCACCGTCGACAGGTTGCTGCCGCGCTCGAAGTCGCGGAAGAAGTCGAAGTCGGAGAAGTCGCGGAAGCTGACGACGCCCCGCATGCCGCCGGGAAGGTCCGCCGACTCGTGGTCCCACGAGGCCTTCCAGCGCCAGTCGCCGGTCTCGACGTCGTTGATGAAGTAGACGCTCGTCTCGCCGCGCGTCCCGGCGGTCGGCCGGTAGCGGAACTCGTTGCCGCCGCCGTAGTAGCC
This genomic window from Holophagales bacterium contains:
- a CDS encoding LPS-assembly protein LptD, whose translation is MFRLTLAGLALAAAVAAQPPVAAAPAATPAPAPKGAAVVPPTPPTPPAPPPVERVQFEFKLPADQGGGSVTGTAGALETEGEDKAILSGKVELKYRDMVIHAERLVLLRAEQRVLGEGEVVLDQGPRRLSGKTLDYNLETRTGTLTDARAFVQPDLSFTGKVIEKVGEKKFRIQHGTLTSCTGDPTPDWSFRMTSARVELEGYAHIFNTTMWTKKLPVFYLPYVLWPAKLDRASGLLVPNIGYSERRGEYLGLAYFQTLGRSYDTTFYYDWYGKGYYGGGNEFRYRPTAGTRGETSVYFINDVETGDWRWKASWDHESADLPGGMRGVVSFRDFSDFDFFRDFERGSNLSTVRRIPSRAFLSGSWGAHSLNVLVERVQTFLSADSIIEQERLPEIDYNLSKLKLGRAPLYLSFNANASFLSSGLTDSETSSYGRVDLAPELTLPLRLFPWLNLSVAAGGRATWYGDSLPQERKDAAGNWLGNYCGDTPATGANNGFCGAAETRIYPTASAEVVGPVFTRIFERARGPFSKLKHIIEPRWSYSYVGTIDHPESFPLFDERDRVNVYNLGEFALVNRVLAKPRDPKAGGAREILSFSLAQAFSFDDTQPLQTAPDGSKSSSRSALFATLRFYPAQSFTLQAQAQYNTLFGGLDSTSLSATLGLDRVYVGLNWFTRYQADIGETSSDQMRVSIGLEILPKRLSLESQLNYDLLSADLQQQRYTIVYNSQCWGVRIELREFTSIDRQDRDYRFALTLKNVGTFLDLTGGDTTLY